One part of the Syntrophales bacterium genome encodes these proteins:
- the murI gene encoding glutamate racemase gives MKSAAALNNAGNPLGVFDSGVGGLTVVRALLERLPFEKIIYFGDTARVPYGVKSAETIIGYARQITGFLLARNVKLLIVACNTMSAVAYEAISELSAVPVLDVIQAGAGMACATTKTKRVGVIGTPATIGSDAYTRAMHRRDSEISVFSKACPLFVPLVEEGWLDHPATKLIAREYLAPVLAQQIDTLVLGCTHYPLLKPLLQETAGPEIMLVDSAIAVAEMAARLLQEKGLETLNRENPEHRFFVTDAPYRFQQTGESFLKRPLTPLEIVRW, from the coding sequence ATGAAATCTGCTGCGGCCCTTAACAATGCCGGCAATCCGCTCGGGGTGTTCGACTCCGGCGTCGGGGGACTGACGGTTGTCCGCGCCTTGCTGGAGCGCCTCCCCTTTGAGAAAATCATCTATTTCGGGGACACCGCCCGTGTCCCCTACGGCGTCAAATCGGCGGAGACCATTATCGGTTACGCCCGGCAGATTACCGGATTTCTGCTTGCCAGGAACGTAAAACTGCTGATCGTCGCCTGCAACACCATGTCCGCGGTCGCTTATGAGGCAATCAGCGAACTCTCTGCCGTTCCCGTCCTCGACGTCATCCAGGCCGGCGCGGGGATGGCCTGTGCGACCACGAAAACAAAACGGGTTGGGGTAATCGGCACCCCGGCAACGATCGGCAGCGATGCCTACACCCGGGCAATGCACAGACGCGATTCTGAAATTAGCGTATTTTCAAAGGCATGTCCGCTCTTTGTGCCCCTCGTCGAAGAGGGTTGGCTCGACCATCCGGCAACCAAGCTCATCGCCCGGGAATACCTCGCCCCGGTTCTCGCCCAGCAGATAGACACCCTTGTCCTCGGCTGCACCCATTATCCATTACTGAAGCCGCTGCTCCAGGAAACGGCGGGGCCCGAAATCATGCTTGTTGATTCGGCGATCGCGGTCGCGGAAATGGCCGCCCGTCTTCTCCAGGAAAAGGGGCTTGAAACACTTAATCGGGAAAATCCTGAACATCGTTTTTTCGTAACCGACGCCCCGTACCGTTTTCAGCAGACGGGCGAAAGCTTCCTGAAACGGCCGCTCACGCCGCTGGAAATAGTCAGATGGTAG
- the aroQ gene encoding type II 3-dehydroquinate dehydratase, with product MKKIIVLHGVNLNMYGMREQTHYGDSTLADINRRLEKLGAELGCRVETFQTNSEAEFCEKIHHIHQEKFDAVLINAGAWTHYSYALRDALAILQIPIVEVHMSNIHAREEFRHFSVIAPLAKGQIAGFGVQSYLLGLRAAFALVEETPPETGRIKQP from the coding sequence ATGAAGAAAATTATTGTCTTGCACGGGGTTAACCTCAATATGTACGGGATGAGGGAACAAACCCACTATGGGGATTCCACCCTTGCCGACATCAACCGGCGGCTGGAGAAACTCGGCGCGGAGCTGGGGTGTCGCGTTGAGACATTCCAGACAAATTCGGAGGCGGAGTTCTGCGAAAAAATCCATCATATCCATCAGGAAAAGTTTGACGCGGTTCTGATCAACGCCGGCGCCTGGACCCATTACAGCTATGCGCTGAGGGATGCGCTGGCCATCCTGCAAATCCCGATTGTGGAGGTGCATATGTCCAATATCCACGCGCGGGAAGAGTTCCGCCATTTTTCCGTGATAGCGCCGCTGGCAAAAGGGCAGATTGCCGGCTTCGGCGTTCAGAGCTATCTGCTCGGCCTCCGAGCGGCATTCGCGCTGGTTGAGGAAACCCCTCCCGAAACAGGCAGGATAAAACAACCATGA
- a CDS encoding alcohol dehydrogenase catalytic domain-containing protein — MKAAVLLEPGRIEILDVPIPIPRVGEVLVRIVGAGICGTDYAKYKGDLKGNFPVVAGHEGVGRIVALGPGAEGISVGDMVAIQPNFACGKCETCRQGRGNICPNRIRLGLDVDGVFAQYATAPSKYVWKLPEGLSWKMAALTEPLSVVLHGIAKITPSAAERVLVYGTGAIGLLYVQLAVLKGAKVTAFNHSEGRLAAARRLGAEKTISSLPLLEEEGEKFTVIYETSGSPDALNNVIGLAAPGARILLTGLPEKDSPVSTALIARKELLIAGAMTYIDEFAAAIEMLQDGSILSEAIITNIYPLEKLPKALADFRSPARIKDLVLIDAGSQK, encoded by the coding sequence ATGAAAGCCGCCGTCCTCCTTGAACCAGGCAGAATTGAAATCCTTGACGTCCCCATTCCCATCCCCCGCGTGGGCGAAGTTCTGGTGCGCATTGTCGGGGCGGGGATCTGCGGGACAGACTATGCGAAATACAAGGGGGACTTAAAGGGGAATTTCCCCGTCGTGGCGGGGCATGAAGGGGTAGGCCGGATTGTCGCCCTCGGCCCGGGCGCAGAGGGAATCAGCGTAGGCGACATGGTGGCGATTCAGCCCAATTTTGCCTGCGGAAAATGCGAGACATGCCGGCAGGGGCGGGGAAACATCTGCCCGAACCGGATAAGGCTGGGTCTGGATGTGGACGGCGTTTTTGCCCAATACGCAACCGCCCCGAGCAAATACGTCTGGAAACTGCCGGAAGGTCTCTCCTGGAAAATGGCGGCCTTGACCGAACCGCTATCAGTGGTACTGCATGGAATCGCAAAAATAACGCCCTCTGCCGCAGAGCGGGTGCTCGTTTACGGGACAGGCGCGATCGGTCTTCTGTACGTTCAGTTGGCTGTTCTGAAAGGGGCTAAAGTAACGGCGTTCAATCATTCCGAGGGACGTCTCGCCGCGGCCCGGAGGCTGGGCGCCGAAAAGACGATCAGTTCGCTGCCGCTTTTGGAGGAGGAGGGGGAAAAATTCACCGTTATTTATGAAACGAGCGGCTCCCCCGACGCCCTCAACAATGTAATCGGGCTTGCCGCCCCCGGCGCCCGGATTCTGCTGACGGGCCTGCCGGAAAAAGATTCGCCGGTCTCAACGGCGCTCATTGCCCGAAAAGAGCTGCTGATAGCGGGGGCGATGACCTATATAGACGAATTCGCCGCCGCAATCGAGATGCTGCAAGACGGGTCAATCCTCTCGGAGGCAATTATCACCAACATATATCCACTGGAAAAACTTCCCAAGGCGCTTGCCGATTTCCGCTCCCCGGCGCGCATCAAGGACCTGGTGCTGATTGATGCCGGCAGTCAGAAATGA
- a CDS encoding malonyl-CoA synthase: MNENMYEILQAHFPENPAAPCLILPDGSEISYGRLREESARCANLLLSLGVKPGDRVAVQVRKSPQALFLYLGCLRAGAVYLPMNDAYQRHEVEYFLTDATPRVFVCRPQVRTLANELAEKTGVSHVVELDDDGKGDLAQRAAAQPDQFSTIPRDGDDLAAILYTSGTTGRSKGAMLSHRNLAINAQVLHKYWGFKPGDALLHMLPIFHVHGLFVAIHSSLLNGSPIFFEPKFDVKRALTLLPKATVFMGVPTYYTRLLADPGFTKKLCSGMRLFISGSAPLLLETFQEFQKRIGHTILERYGMTEGNMFTSNPYNGERRGGTVGFPLPEVSIRIVDEENRPVATDEVGSIQVKGKSIFLGYWKMPEKTKEEFTVDGFFKTGDMGKIDKDGYISISGRAKDLVISGGLNIYPKEIEEMIDMLPGVTESAVIGVPHADFGEAVVAVVIRQNNETGLALTEAGIIASLKGELAGFKVPKRVYFLDALPRNAMGKIQKKALREMYS, encoded by the coding sequence ATGAATGAAAATATGTACGAAATTCTGCAGGCCCACTTTCCCGAGAACCCCGCCGCCCCGTGTCTGATTCTGCCTGACGGCTCGGAAATCAGCTACGGAAGGCTCCGCGAGGAATCGGCCCGCTGCGCCAATCTGCTTCTTTCACTGGGGGTAAAACCGGGCGACCGCGTGGCCGTGCAGGTCCGAAAATCGCCCCAGGCACTGTTCCTATATCTGGGCTGTCTGCGGGCAGGCGCCGTTTACCTGCCGATGAACGATGCCTATCAGCGGCATGAAGTCGAGTACTTTCTGACGGATGCGACCCCGCGCGTCTTCGTCTGCCGGCCGCAGGTCCGGACCTTGGCAAATGAACTTGCCGAAAAGACCGGGGTAAGCCATGTCGTTGAACTCGACGACGACGGCAAGGGAGATTTGGCACAGCGGGCAGCGGCACAGCCGGATCAGTTTTCCACGATTCCCCGCGACGGCGACGACCTTGCCGCCATCCTCTACACCTCCGGGACAACCGGACGCTCGAAAGGGGCGATGCTCTCCCATCGCAATCTCGCCATCAACGCCCAGGTGCTGCACAAATACTGGGGTTTTAAGCCAGGCGACGCGCTCTTGCACATGCTCCCCATCTTCCACGTCCACGGGCTCTTCGTTGCGATCCACTCCTCGCTTTTGAACGGCAGCCCCATTTTTTTCGAACCAAAATTTGACGTCAAGCGCGCCCTGACGCTGCTGCCGAAGGCCACGGTATTCATGGGAGTGCCGACCTATTACACGCGCCTGCTGGCCGATCCCGGCTTTACCAAAAAGCTATGTTCCGGGATGCGTCTTTTCATCTCCGGCTCGGCGCCGCTTTTGCTGGAAACATTCCAGGAATTTCAGAAAAGAATCGGCCATACGATTCTCGAGCGCTACGGCATGACCGAGGGCAACATGTTTACCTCCAATCCCTACAACGGAGAGCGACGGGGCGGTACGGTCGGCTTTCCCTTGCCGGAGGTGTCAATCAGGATCGTTGATGAAGAAAATCGGCCTGTGGCAACGGACGAGGTCGGCAGCATCCAGGTGAAGGGTAAAAGCATCTTTCTCGGCTACTGGAAGATGCCGGAAAAGACCAAAGAGGAATTCACCGTGGACGGCTTCTTCAAAACCGGCGATATGGGAAAAATTGACAAAGACGGCTACATCTCCATCAGCGGTCGCGCCAAGGACCTCGTCATCAGCGGCGGTCTCAACATTTATCCGAAAGAGATCGAGGAGATGATCGATATGCTCCCCGGGGTGACGGAATCGGCGGTAATCGGCGTGCCCCATGCCGATTTCGGGGAGGCCGTAGTCGCCGTAGTCATCCGCCAGAACAACGAAACGGGACTCGCGCTTACCGAAGCGGGAATTATTGCGTCACTCAAGGGCGAGCTGGCCGGGTTCAAGGTTCCCAAGCGCGTCTATTTCCTCGACGCCCTGCCGCGCAACGCCATGGGCAAGATCCAGAAAAAAGCCCTCCGGGAAATGTATAGTTAG
- a CDS encoding TRAP transporter large permease — MNPLWTGGIVTLIALVFLFSGMPIAFALGVTSLIAIFLFMDVYQISMMAETIYEGVNDFSLLSIPLFLFMGMIVAISRAGGDLYECFHRWLYKIPGGLGIGNIAGCAVFAALTGSSPATAAAIGTMGIPEMRKRGYPDGLATGIITAGGTLGILIPPSVTMIIYGIVTETSIGKLFMAGIIPGLLVALLFAAWVPIGYTLSRRNNPDAFPSQKKEFFTLAQKFSSTLKVLPFIVVVLLVLGSLYTGWATPSEAAAVGAFLILIIAIIFYKMYRPKEILEILLKTTNESTMIMMIIATSFLFGAVLTNLFIAQTLTHMIMDMQVSRWVTMFMINILLLVMGCFLPPVAIILIVSPIIHPIVKVLGFDPVWFGVLMTLNLEAGLITPPVGLNLYVVKGIVPDIPLSTILWGSVPFILLLFLGMLLLCFFPQLATWLPGMMIN, encoded by the coding sequence ATGAATCCACTCTGGACAGGGGGCATCGTTACGCTGATTGCCCTGGTATTTCTTTTCAGTGGAATGCCTATTGCTTTTGCGCTGGGAGTCACATCACTGATCGCCATTTTCCTTTTCATGGATGTCTATCAAATATCGATGATGGCCGAAACCATCTATGAGGGGGTAAACGACTTCAGTCTTCTTTCCATCCCGCTCTTTCTTTTCATGGGGATGATTGTCGCCATCTCCCGCGCCGGCGGAGATCTTTACGAGTGCTTTCATCGCTGGCTGTACAAAATTCCCGGAGGTTTGGGAATCGGCAACATCGCCGGATGCGCCGTTTTTGCGGCGCTTACCGGATCGAGCCCGGCGACAGCGGCAGCGATCGGCACTATGGGAATTCCCGAGATGCGCAAACGCGGCTACCCGGACGGGCTTGCCACGGGAATCATTACCGCCGGAGGGACACTGGGAATACTTATTCCGCCAAGCGTCACCATGATCATCTATGGAATAGTAACGGAAACATCCATCGGAAAACTGTTCATGGCGGGAATTATTCCCGGCCTCCTGGTTGCTTTATTGTTTGCAGCCTGGGTGCCTATTGGATACACGCTGAGCAGAAGAAATAACCCGGATGCCTTTCCCTCGCAAAAAAAGGAATTTTTCACCTTGGCGCAGAAATTTTCCTCTACGTTAAAAGTGCTGCCCTTTATCGTAGTGGTTTTACTGGTGCTGGGCTCCCTTTACACCGGCTGGGCCACTCCCAGCGAGGCGGCCGCCGTGGGAGCTTTTTTGATACTGATCATCGCCATTATCTTCTACAAAATGTACCGTCCGAAGGAAATCCTGGAAATACTGCTGAAAACGACCAACGAAAGTACAATGATCATGATGATCATCGCCACCTCTTTTCTGTTCGGCGCCGTCCTCACAAACCTTTTCATCGCCCAGACATTGACCCACATGATTATGGACATGCAGGTCAGCCGATGGGTTACCATGTTCATGATCAATATCCTGCTGCTTGTGATGGGATGTTTTCTTCCGCCGGTTGCCATTATCCTCATCGTTTCCCCGATCATTCACCCCATTGTGAAGGTTCTGGGCTTCGATCCCGTCTGGTTTGGAGTGCTGATGACATTAAACCTCGAGGCGGGCCTGATTACGCCGCCGGTAGGCCTGAATCTCTATGTTGTCAAAGGGATTGTGCCGGACATCCCGCTCAGCACCATTTTATGGGGGTCAGTGCCCTTTATTCTGCTGCTTTTTCTGGGAATGCTGCTTCTTTGCTTTTTCCCGCAGCTCGCCACCTGGCTTCCCGGCATGATGATCAATTAG
- a CDS encoding TRAP transporter small permease — protein MSPVKNKALRIIDGLAEISGYLSGFAILAATLIIVEQVVVRYVWNAATIWQVEIAVYLLIAATFLGAPYGLKHHAHINIDMVVYKLPFQLRRRLDIATSFIAMLFCIVLSWRGCVMWWEAWEGNWLSSSLLSTPLIYPYAIIPVGMILTSLQYVIKIMELVKKRHT, from the coding sequence ATGTCCCCAGTCAAAAATAAGGCTCTCAGGATAATTGACGGCCTCGCGGAGATATCAGGATATCTGAGCGGCTTTGCCATCCTGGCCGCGACCCTCATTATTGTCGAGCAGGTAGTAGTTCGCTATGTCTGGAATGCGGCAACCATCTGGCAGGTGGAGATTGCCGTTTACCTGCTGATCGCCGCCACCTTTCTGGGTGCGCCATATGGGCTCAAGCACCATGCCCACATAAATATAGACATGGTCGTATATAAGCTCCCTTTCCAACTTCGCCGCAGACTGGACATAGCGACCTCGTTTATTGCGATGCTGTTTTGCATTGTACTGTCATGGCGAGGCTGCGTCATGTGGTGGGAAGCTTGGGAAGGAAATTGGCTTTCCTCTTCCCTTCTATCGACCCCTCTCATTTATCCCTACGCGATTATTCCTGTGGGAATGATTCTGACCTCTCTTCAGTATGTGATAAAAATCATGGAACTTGTAAAAAAGCGGCACACGTAA
- the dctP gene encoding TRAP transporter substrate-binding protein DctP: protein MNHFGKRVFSALLVGLFWCAIFTVSAVEARELKISHQFTEADARNALAIEFAKGVEKATNGELTFKIFPSSALFKATAQYDAMAKGALDFSIYPLAYASGKIPELEITLMPCIIKDVDEGMSWKDREIGKRVAKISEDKGMKIITWLWYGGGIGSRGKEVILPQDAKGLKFRAAGKFFEHLLNTQKASITSMASSEIYTALQTRVLDACLTSAESFISYRLYEQLDYFNTPENYAIWYMAEPLVISTKTWASLTPSQQKAVLKVGVEMEKKARDDAVAANKEVGKVFTANKVKVHAMTKDEWQAWKKVAEDTAWKQFAEKVPRGKELLDLATKP, encoded by the coding sequence ATGAACCATTTCGGAAAACGTGTTTTCAGCGCCTTGTTGGTTGGGTTGTTCTGGTGCGCAATCTTTACTGTAAGTGCAGTTGAGGCCCGAGAACTGAAAATTTCCCATCAATTCACCGAAGCAGACGCCCGCAACGCCCTGGCCATCGAGTTTGCCAAGGGGGTGGAAAAAGCGACCAACGGAGAGCTTACCTTCAAGATTTTCCCCTCCTCCGCGCTTTTCAAGGCGACGGCCCAGTACGATGCCATGGCCAAAGGCGCACTTGATTTTTCGATTTATCCCTTGGCCTACGCCTCGGGAAAAATTCCCGAGCTGGAAATCACCCTCATGCCGTGCATCATTAAGGATGTGGATGAAGGCATGTCCTGGAAAGACAGGGAGATCGGGAAAAGGGTCGCCAAAATATCCGAAGACAAGGGTATGAAGATTATTACCTGGCTGTGGTATGGCGGGGGAATCGGTAGCCGCGGCAAGGAGGTGATCCTGCCCCAGGATGCCAAGGGATTGAAATTCCGGGCCGCCGGCAAGTTTTTTGAGCATCTGTTGAATACGCAAAAAGCCTCCATAACCAGTATGGCTTCTTCCGAGATTTACACGGCCCTGCAGACAAGGGTATTGGACGCTTGCCTTACCTCGGCGGAATCGTTTATCTCTTACCGGCTTTATGAACAGTTGGATTATTTCAACACCCCGGAAAACTACGCTATCTGGTACATGGCAGAACCTCTGGTAATAAGCACCAAAACCTGGGCATCCCTGACCCCATCTCAACAGAAGGCCGTCCTTAAAGTAGGCGTGGAAATGGAAAAGAAGGCCCGGGATGACGCTGTAGCCGCCAATAAAGAGGTCGGCAAGGTGTTCACTGCCAATAAAGTCAAGGTCCATGCGATGACCAAGGATGAATGGCAGGCCTGGAAAAAAGTTGCCGAGGATACGGCTTGGAAGCAGTTTGCCGAAAAGGTTCCGCGGGGGAAAGAGCTCCTGGATTTGGCAACCAAACCATAG
- a CDS encoding response regulator transcription factor: MIITVFLADDHAMFREGLRLLLDTNPEISVVGEAGDGRETVRQVSSLCPNIVLMDIAMPILNGIEATAQIKEACPATNIIMLSMYSTAEHIFRAFKAGAKGYLLKESAGADVIQAIISVNSGKYYLCPSLSDTIITDYLRSREIAEAKSPLDRLSPRERAILQLLVEGSPNNKIAEILFLSPKTVETYRSHLMKKLGIKDLPGLVKFAIQHGLTSI, translated from the coding sequence ATGATCATCACGGTTTTTTTGGCGGACGATCACGCCATGTTCCGGGAAGGACTTCGCTTATTGCTGGATACCAACCCGGAAATCAGCGTCGTTGGCGAAGCGGGCGACGGACGGGAAACGGTTCGTCAAGTCTCATCCCTGTGTCCGAACATAGTGCTTATGGACATCGCCATGCCGATTCTCAACGGCATCGAGGCGACGGCCCAGATCAAAGAGGCGTGTCCCGCAACCAACATTATCATGTTGTCGATGTATTCCACCGCGGAACATATTTTCCGAGCCTTCAAGGCCGGGGCGAAGGGTTATCTCCTGAAAGAATCGGCAGGCGCCGATGTGATCCAGGCGATTATCTCCGTTAATTCGGGAAAATACTACCTTTGCCCGTCTCTGTCCGACACGATCATTACCGATTACCTCCGGTCGCGGGAAATTGCCGAAGCGAAGAGCCCCTTAGACAGATTGAGCCCCCGCGAACGGGCGATTCTCCAACTGCTGGTGGAAGGAAGCCCGAACAACAAGATTGCGGAAATTCTTTTTTTGTCCCCGAAAACCGTCGAAACATACCGCAGCCATCTGATGAAGAAACTCGGGATAAAAGACCTGCCAGGACTCGTCAAATTCGCCATCCAGCATGGGCTGACCTCCATCTAA
- a CDS encoding PAS domain S-box protein, whose amino-acid sequence MISGLRRKAFGKISRQAGLKTRLIIMVLAIAVLILVTSAIFISTRALSIMEQNAQTQLLNANRQLGLSVSLWLDTQIKTFQYFISQNEMSGMNPARQKLLLKKMAAAYPYMYLLSTTDLRGMNVARSDDKRPIDYRDRSWFQQARKGGPVTFESVISRTINRPGLVVSMPIKNGAGSIVGVGMFAMDLDNLSRQVQVPRLGKTGSAYLVDNRNRVIAHPDPAFFDSFRDLSSSPPITALRRGEKGLITFRAEDDKEWFAQIDLLNNGWGVVVQQQKAEVLSNIIFFRNMTLTIICGALLILVIASWWAIRRALLPIDVLTEAVTDLTFGNFSDNDLESVRSRLAAIRNRGDEIGTLADSFSRMAKQLRETLSSLQHELLEHKRADRELEKERNILSTILENDPSGIVLIDRQGAFQYLNPAVTSIIGYTAEDFAVVREWQKQAFPDNDYLKKVRAFWREKKNSPGRRGDAEFTVACKDGQEREIEFRTIFIKEGEITVLNDVTERKRAVEKIRQKNAQLRELTWEMAELEENNRKIISRELHDRIGQNLAILGLNINMLKTLLPEKYSEQLHSRITDSLAIVKQTTDSIRNLMEELRSPVLDDYGLEAAIRLYGEQCASRAGIRVAVQINDAVPRLSQHIENAMFRIVQEALTNVIKHAQATEAVITITVGENHLHITVADNGVGYKQRDREKRSEHWGWGLSTMVERAIAVGGAGDITSVQGKGTRVSVEVPL is encoded by the coding sequence ATGATCTCAGGCTTACGGCGTAAAGCATTCGGCAAAATTTCTCGTCAGGCGGGGCTCAAAACCCGCCTGATCATCATGGTGCTGGCAATCGCCGTCCTGATCCTCGTCACCTCGGCCATTTTTATCAGCACCCGCGCCCTGTCCATCATGGAGCAAAACGCCCAGACGCAATTGCTCAATGCCAATCGCCAGTTGGGCCTCTCGGTATCTTTATGGCTGGATACCCAGATAAAAACCTTCCAATACTTCATCTCCCAGAATGAGATGAGCGGAATGAACCCGGCCCGGCAAAAGCTGCTGCTGAAAAAAATGGCCGCCGCCTACCCTTATATGTATCTTTTGAGCACAACCGACCTGCGCGGCATGAATGTCGCCCGCAGCGATGATAAGAGGCCGATCGATTATCGCGACCGCTCCTGGTTTCAGCAGGCCAGAAAAGGGGGGCCGGTGACCTTTGAAAGCGTAATCAGCCGAACCATCAACCGGCCCGGTCTGGTAGTGTCGATGCCAATCAAAAACGGTGCGGGAAGCATAGTCGGGGTCGGCATGTTTGCAATGGATCTGGACAATCTCAGCCGGCAGGTGCAGGTCCCCCGCCTCGGAAAAACGGGCTCGGCCTATCTGGTCGATAACCGGAATCGGGTGATCGCCCATCCCGATCCGGCCTTCTTCGACAGTTTCCGGGACCTGAGTTCGTCCCCGCCGATCACGGCGCTCAGACGCGGGGAAAAAGGGTTGATCACCTTCCGAGCAGAGGATGACAAAGAATGGTTCGCCCAGATCGATCTGCTTAACAATGGCTGGGGAGTAGTTGTGCAGCAGCAGAAAGCGGAAGTGCTCTCCAACATAATTTTCTTCCGGAACATGACGTTGACAATCATCTGCGGGGCGCTTCTCATCCTCGTCATCGCCTCCTGGTGGGCAATACGGCGGGCGCTTCTCCCTATTGACGTCCTCACCGAGGCCGTTACGGATCTGACGTTCGGCAATTTCAGCGACAACGATCTTGAGTCAGTCCGCTCGAGGCTTGCGGCGATCAGGAACCGGGGCGACGAAATCGGCACGCTGGCAGACAGTTTTTCCCGCATGGCCAAACAGTTGCGCGAAACATTGTCCAGCCTTCAGCACGAATTACTGGAGCATAAGCGAGCGGACAGGGAGCTGGAAAAGGAACGCAACATCCTCTCCACGATCCTGGAAAACGACCCCAGCGGCATCGTTCTGATCGACCGGCAGGGCGCCTTCCAGTATTTGAATCCGGCGGTCACCAGCATCATCGGTTATACCGCCGAGGATTTCGCCGTCGTCCGGGAGTGGCAGAAACAGGCATTTCCGGACAATGATTACCTGAAAAAAGTAAGGGCTTTCTGGAGAGAAAAAAAGAACTCCCCGGGACGAAGAGGCGATGCGGAATTCACCGTCGCCTGCAAGGACGGACAAGAGAGGGAAATCGAATTTCGAACGATCTTCATCAAGGAAGGCGAGATAACGGTTCTCAATGACGTCACGGAACGAAAGCGGGCGGTAGAGAAGATACGGCAAAAAAATGCACAGCTCCGCGAGCTAACTTGGGAGATGGCAGAACTTGAGGAAAATAACCGGAAAATCATCTCCCGCGAGCTGCATGACCGGATAGGGCAGAACCTGGCGATTCTGGGGCTGAACATCAATATGCTCAAAACCCTGCTTCCGGAAAAATATTCGGAACAGCTTCATTCGCGAATAACCGACTCGCTGGCAATCGTCAAACAGACCACGGACAGCATCCGCAATTTGATGGAGGAGCTGCGCTCGCCCGTCCTCGACGATTATGGACTGGAGGCCGCGATCCGCTTGTACGGCGAGCAGTGCGCCTCCCGGGCCGGCATCCGCGTCGCAGTCCAGATCAATGATGCGGTCCCCCGTCTTTCCCAGCATATTGAAAATGCGATGTTCCGCATTGTTCAGGAGGCATTGACCAACGTAATCAAACATGCGCAGGCAACGGAAGCGGTCATAACCATCACCGTCGGGGAAAATCATTTGCACATTACCGTAGCCGATAACGGCGTCGGGTACAAACAGCGGGATCGCGAAAAACGCAGCGAACACTGGGGATGGGGGCTCAGCACGATGGTTGAGCGGGCAATCGCGGTGGGCGGAGCGGGAGACATAACTTCGGTTCAGGGCAAAGGGACCCGTGTATCGGTAGAGGTGCCGTTATGA